Part of the Bacteroidota bacterium genome, CGCCGATGATTCCGGAGAGGACGTCCCCCGAGCCTGCGGTCGCCATCCCCGGGTTGCCCGTGGAGTTCACAAAAAGGTCCCCCTTCCCGGAGACTGTCACGGTCGGCGCTCCCTTCAAGACGAGCGTGACCCCGAAACGCTTCGCCGCCTTCCGCGCAACCTGCACCCGGTTCCGCTCGATCTCAACGGCTGAGAGTCCCGTCAGCCGGGCGAGCTCGCCCGTGTGGGGAGTGAGAATGAGCTCCCTCTTTCCCCCCCTCTTCAAGACCGATAACTTTCCCGCCAGGGCGTTCAGGCCGTCCGCGTCGACGACGATACGTTTCCTGAAACCGGCGATTATCTCTCTGACGAGGCGTCTCGTCTCTTCGTTTCGGGAGAGGCCGGGCCCGATGATCAGAACGTCGGCCCAATCGAGGTGCTCCTGCATCGCCTTTCCGGCGGCCATGCTCAGCGATCCCTCGGAGGTTTCCGGCAGCGGTTCCACCATCACCTCCGTGAGCTTCCTTGCGAGGACCGGATAAACAGAGGCCGGTGTGCCGAGAACAACCACGCCTGCTCCCGAGCGGAGAGCAGAGGCGGAGGCCATGGCCGCAGCCCCTGTCATGCCCCGGGAACCCGCCAGAACGACGACCTTCCCTACACTGTGTTTGTGGGCGTTGAAGGCGCGTACGGGCAACGCTCGCCTCACGTCTTCGGGACCCAGGAGAAAGGTGCGAATACCGGGAGTGGTCAGACAGCCCGGCGGAACGCCTATGTTCGCGACTTCAATAGATCCGGCATAACTTCTTCCATCTCCTGTCAGTAAGCCGATCTTCTTCAAACCCATTGTAACAGTCAGTTGAGCCTTGACGGCGATATTCCCAATCTCTCCATTATCGGCATCGATGCCGGAGGGTAGATCCAGGCTCACGTTCGTTCCCCGGGAAGAATTGATCCATTCAATCACTCTGCGTGAAAACCCGCGAACACTCCCGGAGAACCCCGTGCCGAAAAGCGCATCGACTACGAACTCGCTCCTCGGGAGCAGCTTGAGGGCGCGAATTGATCGAAGTTCTTTCACCTGGAGCACGCCGGTCCGGGCCACCCTCCGGTGTTCCCGTGAGAGCTTGAGGAGTGCGTTGAAGTTGGTTCGTGAATCGCGCCGCAGATCGGCTTTCCGGCCGACGAGCGCGACGAGCACGTTCGCCCCGCAACTGAGGAGGTGCCTGGAAACGACAAAACCGTCCCCCCCGTTGTTGCCTTTTCCCGAGAAGACGGTAAATGAGCGCCCCGCAAGAGGTCCGAAGCGCTTTTCGATGACCGCGACCGCGCCTGAGCCGGCATTTTCCATCAGAACGACACCCGGTATCCCGAGCCGCTTGATTGCAGACCGGTCGAATTCTTGCATCTCGCGTGCAGTGACGAGCGGTTCCACCGGTCAGCGAAGGCTGCTGATGACGGCCAGTACCGAGGAAGGGTAGATCCCAAGACCTATTACCAGGAGCGCGGCGATGGCAAGCGTGGCAAGGCACACCCCTGAAGGCATGACCGGTTCAGCGCCCGTATCGGCGCGAAAATACATCACCATGATCAGTCGCAGGTAGTAGTAGGCCGAGACGACGCTCATCAGAACGCCCACGATCGCAAGCCAGGTGAGATCGGCCTGTACCGCGGCCACGAAGAGATAGTATTTGCCGAAGAAACCGGCGAGGGGGGGAATTCCGGCGAGCGAGAGCATGAACAACGACATGAGTGCTGCGAGAAACGGCCTTTTCGCCGCCAGTCCCGAGTAATCCTCGAACGACAGGTTCCGGTCTTCCTCAACTTCGAGGACGGAAATGATCCCGAACGCCCCGAGATTCATGAACGTATAGGCTGTCAGATAATAGAGAATTCCATCCCTTCCGAGCTGGTTGAATGCCGCCAGCCCGATGATCATGTAGCCTGCGTGAGCGATGCTCGAATAGGCGAGCATCCTCTTGATGTTCGATTGCGCCACCGCCACGATGTTTCCCAGAACCATCGAGGCGGCGGAAAGAATCGCCAGGACCATCCGGAGGCGCGGGTACGCGCCGAACCCGGAATGCGCGAAGACGAGGACGAACGCGGAGAATGCGGCCGCCTTTGCGCCGGTAGACATGAAACCCGATACCGTCGTCGGCGACCCCTGGTAGACGTCAGGAATCCACATGTGGAACGGGACCGCCCCCACCTTAAACGCCAACCCGACCATCAGCAGCCCGAGACCCACCCAGAAATAATCGGAAGCGGCAATCCCGGGGAACTGTCCGACGATTCCGGGAATGTTCGTCGTGCCGGCGGCTCCGTAGAGAAACGCGATCCCATAAAGCAGGAAGCCCGTTGCGAACGCACCCAGCAGGAAGTACTTGAGGGAAGACTCGTTCGATATCAATCGCTTCCGGTTAAATCCTGCCAGGACATAGAGACTGATCGACATGAGCTCCAGCCCGAGAAAGATGATGATCAGGTCGCCTGCGGCCGCCATGAACATCATCCCGAGCGTCGCGAACAGCACCAGAAGATAGTATTCCCCGACATGCGAATGCTGCCGCCTGAGGTATTCCCGGGAGAGAAGAATTGTGACAAGCGCGGAGAGAATGAAGAGGGAAGCGAATAAACCGGCGTACCCCCCCACCACCAGCATGCCGTTGAACGCGGTTCCGGAGCTCCCGATCGTCGACATCGAAACGAGCGCACAGACGGCGAGTCCGGCCGCGCTTACCCAGTAACTGAGGTTCTCGGCCCGCTTCACGAGTGATTCGAGGAGTATGACCAGGAAAACGAGGAATGACACTGAGACGAGCGGGGCGGCGTTGTAAAGATCGGTCGTGGACAAAGGCTTATCGGGTCAGTAGGCGGTATCGTTTGGAAAGAATCAGGCATAAGGTATGAAATCCTGTGGTATTAATCAATTTTCGCGCTGGTGGCTCACTTTCAAAGGAAATGTCATCCTGAGCGACACAAAGTGGAGCGAAGGATCTCCGTCTAACTAGTCTTGAGATCCTTCGCTTCGCTCAGGATGACAAATTGGGAGGCCACCCCGCCGGGTGCTGATTTGGATCGCGTTAGGCGAATTGCAATATTTCGTGTAACCTTTCCTTCCAAACCAGGTTAGTATCATTAAAGGATCCTCTCAGTAAGGCAGGCGTGAATTCACCGACGGATACGCAGTTGATGCAGAGTGTGCGCGAGGGTGAGCTGCAAAACCTCGCCCCGCTCTTTGAACGACACCATGTGATGCTCTATAACCATTATGTCCGCCTGACGCGCGACCGCGAGCTGGCCGAGGATCTGGTTCAGGAGGTTTTTTACCGGATCCTCAAATACCGGCATACCTACCGGGGCGACGGTCAATTCAGGACCTGGCTCTATCACATCGCCCGCAACGTGCGGATCGACGCCGCGCGCCGGCGGGCCCAGGAGACGAGCTTTGATGAAGAAGTGCATTCCTGCCCCGATGACCCGCCCCAGCGGGATTCGGCCGAGTTCAGGCAGAACGTATCGATACTCGAAGCGGCATTGGCACAATTGCCGGAGGAGAAGAGGGAGATCATCCTGATGAGCAGGTACCAGAATCTGAAGTATGCGGCGATCGCCGAACTCCTCGGATGCTCGGTTGAGGCGGTGAAGGTCCGGGTTCACCGGGCTGTTCAGGACCTTCGGAGAGTCTTTTTACAATTATCGGGAGAACCACAACCATGATCAACGATCACGTCATTGACGATCTGGCCGCCTTCCTGAGCGGGGACCTGGCGGAACAACAAATGCAGAAGATCCGCTCACATCTCGAGCTCTGCGATCCCTGCCGGGTGGAATTCCGTTCGATGAAGGGTCTCTGGGACGCGCTCGGCTCCC contains:
- a CDS encoding NADH-quinone oxidoreductase subunit N, with product MSTTDLYNAAPLVSVSFLVFLVILLESLVKRAENLSYWVSAAGLAVCALVSMSTIGSSGTAFNGMLVVGGYAGLFASLFILSALVTILLSREYLRRQHSHVGEYYLLVLFATLGMMFMAAAGDLIIIFLGLELMSISLYVLAGFNRKRLISNESSLKYFLLGAFATGFLLYGIAFLYGAAGTTNIPGIVGQFPGIAASDYFWVGLGLLMVGLAFKVGAVPFHMWIPDVYQGSPTTVSGFMSTGAKAAAFSAFVLVFAHSGFGAYPRLRMVLAILSAASMVLGNIVAVAQSNIKRMLAYSSIAHAGYMIIGLAAFNQLGRDGILYYLTAYTFMNLGAFGIISVLEVEEDRNLSFEDYSGLAAKRPFLAALMSLFMLSLAGIPPLAGFFGKYYLFVAAVQADLTWLAIVGVLMSVVSAYYYLRLIMVMYFRADTGAEPVMPSGVCLATLAIAALLVIGLGIYPSSVLAVISSLR
- a CDS encoding sigma-70 family RNA polymerase sigma factor — encoded protein: MNSPTDTQLMQSVREGELQNLAPLFERHHVMLYNHYVRLTRDRELAEDLVQEVFYRILKYRHTYRGDGQFRTWLYHIARNVRIDAARRRAQETSFDEEVHSCPDDPPQRDSAEFRQNVSILEAALAQLPEEKREIILMSRYQNLKYAAIAELLGCSVEAVKVRVHRAVQDLRRVFLQLSGEPQP
- a CDS encoding NAD(P)H-hydrate dehydratase gives rise to the protein MEPLVTAREMQEFDRSAIKRLGIPGVVLMENAGSGAVAVIEKRFGPLAGRSFTVFSGKGNNGGDGFVVSRHLLSCGANVLVALVGRKADLRRDSRTNFNALLKLSREHRRVARTGVLQVKELRSIRALKLLPRSEFVVDALFGTGFSGSVRGFSRRVIEWINSSRGTNVSLDLPSGIDADNGEIGNIAVKAQLTVTMGLKKIGLLTGDGRSYAGSIEVANIGVPPGCLTTPGIRTFLLGPEDVRRALPVRAFNAHKHSVGKVVVLAGSRGMTGAAAMASASALRSGAGVVVLGTPASVYPVLARKLTEVMVEPLPETSEGSLSMAAGKAMQEHLDWADVLIIGPGLSRNEETRRLVREIIAGFRKRIVVDADGLNALAGKLSVLKRGGKRELILTPHTGELARLTGLSAVEIERNRVQVARKAAKRFGVTLVLKGAPTVTVSGKGDLFVNSTGNPGMATAGSGDVLSGIIGALWAQGLGSAEAAYSGVYLHGRAGDLAGAMVGEKGLMAMDIYDNLPRAFLGIEGR